Proteins from one Mytilus galloprovincialis chromosome 11, xbMytGall1.hap1.1, whole genome shotgun sequence genomic window:
- the LOC143051940 gene encoding uncharacterized protein LOC143051940 — protein MCISTSNAIQLSIMGNFHQASPNVFNHDAIGSQCSTMSIVAVIATLIKAKDLWCSRDIDTILKEGNSLHLNILQKKGWPQWRSESKIDLDEFPDTITFNFDSLKVHASIGLLGDAVYGFYGDVRRLIKKAIDERPSNSFVLRMYDKCTAIIFGKNQTYSIFDPHARNSKGQVDGNGSACILHFSDVNNMVKYLESMACNDIREQQIDITPVNVEILKKTGVDDDYNDHDNEDDDYNDHDNEDDDCVGYDIPESVKSTTSTLEETGVDDDYNDHDNEDDDYNDHDNEDDDCVGYDIPESVKSTTSTLEGDRQTTDIPRRD, from the exons atGTGTATTAGCACTAGCAATGCTATACAACTTTCTATCATGGGAAATTTCCACCAAGCTTCTCCGAATGTCTTTAACCATGATGCTATAGGAAGTCAATGCAGTACAATGAGCATTGTTGCTGTAATAGCTACTTTGATTAAAGCAAAGGACCTCTGGTGTAGTAGAGATATAGATACAATTCTTAAAGAAGGAAATTCtttgcatttaaatattttacaaaaaaaaggcTGGCCACAATGGCGATCTGAGAGTAAAATTGATTTAGATGAGTTTCCTGACACAATAACTTTCAATTTTGATTCCTTGAAAGTTCATGCCAGCATAGGATTATTGGGTGATGCAGTGTATGGGTTTTATGGTGATGTGCGTAGACTtattaaaaaagcaattgatgaAAGACCTTCTAACAGCTTTGTTCTAAGGATGTATGATAAATGCACTGCTATAATATTTGGCAAAAACCAAACTTACAGTATCTTTGACCCTCATGCACGAAACTCCAAAGGGCAGGTAGATGGGAATGGTTCCGCGTGTATTCTCCACTTTTCGGATGTGAATAATATGGTGAAATATCTTGAAAGTATGGCTTGTAATGACATTAGGGAACAACAAATTGACATAACTCCAGTTaatgtagaaatattaaaaa AAACTGGTGTCGATGATGATTACAATGATCATGATAATGAAGATGATGATTACAATGATCATGATAATGAAGATGATGATTGTGTTGGGTATGATATACCTGAGTCAGTTAAATCTACGACTTCTACTCTGGAAG AAACTGGTGTCGATGATGATTACAATGATCATGATAATGAAGATGATGATTACAATGATCATGATAATGAAGATGATGATTGTGTTGGGTATGATATACCTGAGTCAGTTAAATCTACGACTTCTACTCTGGAAG